One Halictus rubicundus isolate RS-2024b chromosome 10, iyHalRubi1_principal, whole genome shotgun sequence genomic window carries:
- the LOC143357648 gene encoding uncharacterized protein LOC143357648: MKLPTDKDFAYEMTPLKIVSWPLGTWPLQKYNFASGIRSVVTLILLLLMMLILHTEIYLDHGNAEKNLEAVVIMACVTLAITKVASFRFRPAGLIANFVSAVRDYQELNGEEKRAIMKRHAHMSRMALANILFFSYFCATLFMMVPLFAGEEEPVENFNQTRKFHLNYPMPSDCIMEHLQVSGNMYAIVYIGEFLLLVLLAAGNLGSDTLFFGTVFHLCGQVEVLKLDFSRFLDDKENGAKRFNALIKRHHHLLTLVDHLNDTIGSILVLQLFSSCLLICITGFQFIMSLHVRNVVMLMKTFIVVITLLSQMFAYSYVGEYSKNQFGGIGHFVYSSDWYNAPCSLSKNILFVLMKTQSPVHLKAGKFFLINLETYMSILRTSVSYLSVLQVMIAESTCCKENTAEKNGKLQQYYSDEPAMLVVKVPIRAIASLRVAILLQTPSSQIEAEEDLPRQHQVPKRHSSSSQSHYQRANTTAKLFDLIEQSLRQRMNKEKARGAYHRARETRSRRYDDYRKERCAIMSPHPATMNLPKDKDFAYEMNPMKIVSWPVGTWPLQEYNYLTGAKSVTALVILIIMMLIVHTEVYLDYGNAEKNLDAVVIITCGILAISKVACFRFRPAGLIANFFSAVKDYQELKGEDRRAIVKRHAHMGRTASANVLLFSYFSATLFSMVPMFAGEDDTTKNFNQTRKDRLNYPIPSECTLELLRVPGNLYALIYMGEYILLLVTATGNLGSDSLFFGIVFHLCGQVEVLKLDFSRFIEDEEDSAKRLNILVNRHRHLLALAEHLNDTIGYILILQLFSSCLLICTTGFQFILSLHVHNVVMVIKTFIVMSTLLTQTFAYSYVGEYSKNQFGNVGYMAYCSDWYNAPCCISKNILFVLMKTQCPVHLRAGKFFVVNLETYMSILKTSMSYLSVLRVMIT, translated from the exons ATGAAGCTTCCGACGGACAAGGACTTTGCTTATGAGATGACGCCGTTGAAAATCGTCTCCTGGCCCTTGGGCACCTGGCCCCTGCAAAAATACAATTTTGCGTCCGGAATCAGATCCGTCGTTACCCTAATTTTACTG CTGCTGATGATGCTGATCCTGCACACGGAGATCTACCTGGACCACGGAAACGCTGAGAAGAATCTCGAAGCGGTGGTGATCATGGCCTGCGTCACGCTCGCGATTACCAAGGTGGCTTCTTTCCGGTTTCGTCCTGCAGGGTTGATCGCGAATTTCGTCTCCGCTGTGAGGGACTACCAGGAGCTGAACGGAGAAGAGAAACGGGCCATTATGAAACGGCACGCGCACATGAGTAGAATGGCGTTGGCGAACATACTGTTCTTCTCGTACTTCTGCGCGACGCTGTTCATGATGGTGCCCCTGTTCGCCGGTGAAGAGGAGCCCGTGGAAAATTTCAATCAAACCCGGAAGTTTCACCTGAACTATCCCATGCCCAGTGACTGCATCATGGAACATCTGCAGGTGTCCGGGAACATGTACGCGATCGTCTACATCGGAGAGTTCTTGCTGCTGGTGCTGCTGGCTGCTGGAAATCTTG GTAGCGACACCTTGTTCTTCGGCACCGTTTTTCACCTGTGCGGGCAGGTGGAGGTGCTGAAGCTGGACTTCAGTAGGTTCCTCGATGACAAAGAGAACGGTGCGAAACGTTTCAACGCGCTGATCAAGAGACATCATCATCTCTTGACGCTGGTCGATCATTTGAACGACACGATCGGATCTATTCTGGTTCTGCAGCTGTTCTCCAGTTGCTTGCTGATCTGCATAACCG GGTTCCAGTTCATCATGTCTCTGCACGTCCGCAACGTCGTCATGCTAATGAAAACGTTCATAGTGGTGATTACCCTCTTGTCGCAAATGTTCGCGTATAGTTACGTGGGCGAGTACTCGAAGAACCAATTCGGGGGCATCGGGCACTTCGTCTACAGCAGCGATTGGTACAACGCGCCCTGCAGTCTGTCAAAGAACATCCTATTTGTCCTCATGAAGACTCAGTCGCCCGTTCATCTGAAGGCTGGCAAGTTCTTCCTCATCAATCTCGAGACGTACATGAGCATCCTGAGGACGTCGGTGTCCTATTTGTCCGTCCTTCAAGTGATGATCGCCGAG TCAACGTGTTGCAAAGAGAACACAGCCGAGAAGAATGGAAAATTGCAACAATATTACTCGGACGAACCTGCGATGTTAGTTGTAAAAGTCCCGATTCGAGCCATCGCATCGCTCCGGGTGGCCATATTGTTGCAAACGCCATCGTCACAGATCGAAGCCGAAGAAGACTTACCGAGGCAACACCAGGTACCAAAGAGGCATTCCTCTTCGTCACAGTCCCACTATCAACGCGCAAACACTACTGCGAAACTCTTCGACTTGATCGAACAGTCGCTTCGACAGCGAATGAATAAGGAAAAG GCGCGCGGCGCGTATCATCGCGCGCGCGAAACCCGAAGTCGAAGATACGACGATTACCGGAAGGAACGGTGTGCTATCATGTCCCCGCATCCTGCGACGATGAACCTACCGAAGGACAAGGACTTCGCCTATGAAATGAATCCCATGAAGATCGTCTCGTGGCCCGTGGGCACCTGGCCGCTTCAGGAATACAATTATCTGACTGGCGCGAAGTCCGTCACCGCTCTGGTCATCTTG ATAATAATGATGTTGATCGTGCACACGGAGGTCTACCTGGACTACGGGAACGCGGAGAAGAATCTCGACGCGGTGGTGATCATCACGTGCGGCATCCTCGCGATCTCGAAAGTGGCTTGCTTCCGGTTTCGTCCTGCGGGCTTGATCGCCAACTTCTTCTCCGCCGTGAAAGACTACCAGGAGCTGAAAGGAGAGGACAGACGAGCAATCGTGAAGCGACACGCGCACATGGGTAGAACGGCGTCCGCGAACGTGCTGTTATTCTCGTATTTCAGCGCGACGCTGTTTTCCATGGTGCCCATGTTCGCCGGGGAGGACGATACCACGAAGAATTTCAACCAGACTCGCAAAGATCGGCTGAACTACCCTATACCCAGCGAGTGCACTTTGGAGCTTCTACGCGTGCCAGGGAACCTATACGCGTTGATCTACATGGGGGAGTATATTCTACTGTTGGTGACAGCGACCGGAAACCTTG GTAGCGACTCCTTGTTCTTCGGCATCGTGTTTCACCTGTGCGGGCAAGTGGAGGTGCTGAAGCTGGACTTCAGCAGATTCATCGAGGACGAGGAGGACAGTGCGAAACGATTGAACATCCTGGTCAACAGGCATCGTCACCTGTTGGCGTTGGCCGAACACCTGAACGACACGATCGGATACATCCTGATCCTGCAACTGTTCTCGAGCTGCTTGCTCATCTGCACGACCG GATTCCAGTTCATCTTGTCTCTGCACGTCCACAATGTCGTCATGGTGATCAAAACGTTCATAGTAATGAGCACCCTGTTGACTCAAACGTTCGCGTACAGTTACGTGGGCGAGTACTCGAAGAATCAATTCGGCAACGTCGGATATATGGCGTACTGCAGCGATTGGTACAACGCGCCTTGTTGTATTTCGAAGAACATCCTGTTTGTTCTGATGAAGACCCAATGTCCCGTTCATCTGAGAGCTGGCAAGTTCTTCGTCGTCAATCTGGAGACGTACATGAGTATCCTGAAGACATCGATGTCCTACCTGTCGGTCCTTCGCGTAATGATCACGTAA
- the LOC143357967 gene encoding odorant receptor 10-like — translation MEARGEYRRARETRSRRCDDHRRKRCAIMSLRLATMNLPKDKDFAYEMNPMKIVSWPVGTWPLQEYNYLTGAKSVTALVLLMITMLIVHTEVYLDYGNAEKNLDAVVIIACGMLAISKVSCFRFRPAGLIANFFSAVEDYQELKGEDRRAIVKRHSHMGRMASANMLFFSYFSATLFSMVPMFAGDDDTTKSFNQTRKDRLNYPIPSECTLELLRVPGNLYALIYMGEYILLLVIAAGNLGSDSLFFGIVFHLCGQVEVLKLDFSRFIEDEEDSAKRLNILVNRHRHLLALAEHLNDTIGYILILQLFSSCLLICTTGFQFILSLHVHNVVMVIKTFIVMGTLLTQTFAYSYVGEYSKNQFGSVGYMAYCSDWYNAPCRISKNILFVLMKTQCPVHLRAGRFFVVNLETYMSILKTSMSYLSVLRVMIT, via the exons ATGGAGGCGCGCGGCGAGTACCGTCGCGCGCGCGAGACCCGAAGTCGAAGATGCGACGATCACCGGAGGAAACGGTGTGCTATAATGTCCCTGCGTCTTGCGACGATGAACCTACCGAAGGACAAGGACTTCGCCTATGAAATGAATCCCATGAAGATCGTCTCGTGGCCCGTGGGCACCTGGCCGCTTCAGGAGTACAATTATCTGACTGGCGCGAAGTCCGTCACCGCTCTGGTCCTCTTG ATGATAACGATGTTGATCGTGCACACGGAGGTCTACCTGGACTACGGGAACGCGGAGAAGAATCTCGACGCGGTGGTGATCATCGCGTGCGGCATGCTCGCGATCTCGAAAGTCTCTTGCTTCCGGTTTCGTCCTGCGGGCTTGATCGCCAACTTCTTCTCCGCCGTGGAAGACTACCAGGAGCTGAAAGGAGAGGACAGACGTGCAATCGTGAAGCGACACTCGCACATGGGTAGAATGGCGTCCGCGAATATGCTGTTCTTCTCGTATTTCAGCGCGACGCTGTTTTCCATGGTGCCCATGTTCGCCGGGGACGACGATACCACGAAGAGTTTCAACCAGACTCGCAAAGATCGGCTGAACTATCCTATACCCAGCGAGTGCACTCTGGAGCTTCTACGCGTGCCAGGGAACCTCTACGCGTTGATCTACATGGGGGAGTACATTCTGCTGTTGGTGATAGCGGCCGGAAACCTTG GTAGCGACTCCTTGTTCTTCGGCATCGTGTTTCACCTGTGCGGGCAAGTGGAGGTGCTGAAGCTGGACTTCAGCAGATTCATCGAGGACGAGGAGGACAGTGCGAAACGATTGAACATCCTGGTCAACAGGCATCGTCACCTGTTGGCGTTGGCCGAACATCTGAACGACACGATCGGATACATCCTGATCCTGCAACTGTTCTCGAGCTGCTTGCTCATCTGCACGACCG GATTCCAATTCATCTTGTCTCTGCACGTCCACAATGTCGTCATGGTGATCAAAACGTTCATAGTGATGGGCACCCTGTTGACTCAAACGTTCGCGTACAGTTACGTGGGCGAGTACTCGAAGAATCAATTCGGCAGCGTTGGATACATGGCGTACTGCAGCGATTGGTACAACGCGCCTTGTCGTATTTCGAAGAACATCCTGTTTGTTCTGATGAAGACCCAATGTCCCGTTCATCTGCGAGCTGGCAGGTTTTTCGTTGTCAATCTGGAGACGTACATGAGCATTCTGAAGACATCGATGTCCTATCTGTCGGTCCTTCGCGTAATGATCACGTAA